The Chitinophaga lutea genome contains the following window.
GCGAATGAGTGGGGGTAAAAGCCTTTTGGCGCGACTATTAACAGAGCAGGCAAAAAAATGGCATATTCCGGCAATAGGGATACTGCGGTCAGGTATTGGCAAAGGGAAGAAACAGGAAAAGAGCGGGAAGAAGAAAACCAGGTCAGGAACTTACATCGGCCAGTTCATAAGTGTTCGGCTCGAACTCAATGATGTCATACACGGCCAGCTGGTATTTGTCGAACGGGTCTTCGGCCAGAATGGCCTCCACCTCGCGCCGGCTGCCTGCCTTACAAAGAATAACTGCCCCTGTGCGCGGCTTTCTGCGCCCGGAAAGGATGAAACGGCCTTCCTTGTACTGTTTTTCCAGGAAGGCGTTGTGGGCCTCCAGGTAATGCTCGATGGCAGCCAGGGGCCTGATGTACTGTAGCAGGATCAGGTACATAGTTTAAACGGTCTTTCGAATAAAAATGGTTAAAAATCAGAATGTTTACAAAGGTAGACAAATTGTTGGTAGTAGCGCCTTTCCGGCAGCCGTTCAACAAAAATTAAACGTATTAGCAAAAAAGCTTGTATTTTCGCGGGTAATTTTCAAATCCATTTAACTCTCATTATGAAACGAATGTTTTCAAGGGCACTCCTTCTTTTATCGGGAATTGCCGTGTTGTTGTTGTCAGCCTGTTCCAAAGCGCCTGAGCAGGGCAAGCACATCCCTAAAACCGCCGCCCTGGTATTAGGCATCAATTCCAAACAAATTCAGGAGAAACTGGTAACAGAAGGCCTGACTGTCGATAAACTGTTCGAAGCCGTACAACAGAAAGATACGAGCAACGAAATGGCGAAAGCCCTGAAAGAAGCCGAGAACTCCGGCGTGGACCTGAAAGGCGACGTTTTTGTGGCCATGGTACCCGGCGACAAAGGCAACGGTTATGTGATGGCGGTAGCCAAACTGAAAGACGCTGCCAAGTTCGAAACGTTCCTGAAAGAAAAATCCAAAAAAGAGATCAAAGCGGGTAAAGACTTCAAATTCATGGAAGACGAAGACGGCGCGGTAGGTTTCAACAACGAAACCATCATCGGCGTATTCTCCTTTGACGCTAATAAATTCGGCGGCGACGCTTACGGCCCGGAAAACGATCCGTTTGCAGCCCTGGGCGACTCCGCTGCTCCCGCAGCGCCTAAAGCCCCGGAAAAAGCCAACGCGCCTGAAATCCTGGACGGCCTCTTCCACCTGAAAGCGGATGAGTCTGTAGGCACCATCGAATCGTTCAAAGCGGTTCAGAAAGAAAAAGGCGATGTACTGTTCTGGATGAGCAGCGAGCAGATCTACGCTTTCAACCCCGGTACTCCTTCCGGCGTGGCCGCATTGGTATCTACCAACGTGAAAAAACTCACCGCAGGTTCATTCCAGACCGCCGCTGTGCATTTCGAAAACGGCAAAATCAAAGTAAACAGCAATGCCTATGCCGGTACCGAAATGAAAGAGATCATGAAGAAATACCCCATGGAGAAAGTGAACATGAGCATGCTGGAAACATATCCTTCAGACAATGTACTCGGTTTCGTGCTGATGAATTTTGACCTGCGCATGCTGGGCGACATTCTCAAACTGGTAGGAATGGACGGTTTTGCCAACATGGGCCTCGCCGAAGCAGGCATCACCCTCGATGATGTGCTGAAAGCTTTCAAAGGCGAATTCGCCCTGATCGGCTCAGACTTCAGCGTGGTAAGCCAGCCCTCCGCATGGGATTCTACCTATAAAACCACCAAACCCCAGGCTAAATGGGTATTCAACCTGAAAGTAGGCGACAAGGCGGCTTTTGAAAAAATCATGAGCTCTCCCCGCATCGCGCCGATGTTCACCAAAAAAGGCAACGAATATGTGCCGAACGAAGGCCTCTCCGGCGAAATGGGCGTTTCCATCAGCAACGAGCGCATCCTGCTGAGCTCCGATGCCGAACTGATGGCCGCTTACGCTGCCGGCAAAGGCAAAGTGAAACTCGACGAGGGTATCGAAAGCAAAGCAAAAGGAAATGTGATGAGCATGTACTTCAGCATCGAAAAAATGGTGAACAACATTCCTGCCGAAGAAATGAAAGTGCCGGACAGCGTGCTGAACGACATCAAAGGCCTGCTGAAAGACTTCACGGTTGCCACCGAGCCCTACAACGGCACTTCCCAGAAATCGACCATCGAGCTGAACTTCAAAAACGAAGGACAGAATACGCTGGTACAGCTGGCGAACTTCACCCAGAAAATGTACAGCTACTATCTTTCCAAAAAGAAAGAAGACGAAGCTGCATGGGGTGAGCCGGCCATCGACTCCGCCGCCGTGGCAGTACCGGTAGATACAACCGCTGCCGCCGTTGCGCAATAAATACGATGAATCAGCATTCAGATAAAAAAGCTGCTCCCGACGGAGCAGCTTTTTATTTGGGGGAATATTCTATATTTAACATTCCACATCAGGCCACTTAACAGAACAGGAACATGCAGATCGCTTTATCTGCGGTGGTGCCCGTGCCGCTTCGCGAAAAGGTGATGCAGCAGCAATCGGACATCTGGAACCGCGACATTACATTCAACCCCGGGCAATTTATCAAAATCAAAGCGCCCTCGGGCACCGGCAAAACCACGCTGGTGCACTATCTCTATCATATCCGGTACGACTATACGGGTACGGTGAGCATAGACGGCAAACCATGGGCGGCTTATTCCGGCGACCAGCTGGCCGCCATGCGCCAGCAGCAGATCAGCGTCATTTTCCAGGACCTCCGTTTGTTCGATCAGCTCACCGCGCTTGAGAACGTGGAATTGAAAAGAGTGATGCAGCCGCAGCCGATGTATACACAGGAAAAAGTGCATGAATTCGCGGCCCGGCTGGGCGTGAGCCATGTGCTGAACCAGAGCGGCGCCACATTGTCGTACGGCGAACGGCAGCGCATCGCCATCATCCGGTCGCTGATGCAGCCCTTCCAATGGCTGATGATGGACGAGCCTTTCAGCCACCTCGACGAAGCCAATACCGCCAAGGCGGCGCAGCTGATTGCCGAAGAATGCCGCAAACGCAACGCTGGTCTCATTCTTACCGACCTCGATCACGACAACCATTTTGATTACACCGTAACCCATCTTTTATAACATGCAGTTTTACCAGTTACTCAAAAAAATCATCCGCACCGGTGTGGGCAAAGGTCGGTTCTGGATGGCGGCCATCGGCCTGGGAATAGCGATGCTGCTGATCCTGGTGGCGCTGCAGGTGCATCATAATTTTTCAGAATTATTATACAGCGAAAAAAACCAGAACGAGCGGGCCGACTTCCTGGTGATCAATAAAAAAATCACCAACAGCATGATGGGCCGCCCCGATCTCACCACTTTCACCAAAGCCGAACTCGACGATTTTGCCGCGCAGCCTTTTGTGCAGGGCCTGGGCGTGATCACGGCCGCGCAGTTCAATGTCAAGATGGTGGCCGATCAGCTGGGCTTTTCCACCGAAATGTTTTTTGAAGCGGTACCGGACAGTTTTATCGATGTAAAAAGCGACGAGTGGAAATGGCAGCCGGGCCAGATGGTGATACCGGTAATTGTGCCCCGCGATTTCGTGGACATGTTCAACTTCGGGTTTGCGCTGGGCAACAGCATTCCCCAGTTTTCCGAAGAAACCATCAAAACCCTCAGCCCGGGCATCGTGATCAGCCAGGGTATCCGTACCGGACAGTTTGCCGGAAAAATCGCCGGCTTTTCGGATCGTATTTCCACCGTGCTGGTGCCGCAGTCGTTTATGGACTGGGCCAACAGCGTATATGGCGCCGGCGCGGCCAAAGCGCCTTCCCGCATCATCATCAAAACAAAAGACCCCAGCAGCACCGTGCTGGCGGATTACCTCGAAAAACACGGGTTTTCGACGGACACCGAAAAAACCAAATACAGTAAAATACGCGGCATCGTGCAGGTGATCGTGAGCGTGGTCGGCTTTTTCGGCCTGGTGCTGCTGATGTTTGCCCTGCTGGTGTTCAGCATGTTTATCCAGCTGGTGATCGCCTCGTGCAAAAAGGAGATACGCCTGCTCATCACGCTGGGCGCCGCGCCGCGGCAATTGCAGGGTTACCTGCTGAAACAGTTCGTGCCGATGTACCTCGTGATCGGTGTGCTCGCGCTCGTGCTGGTAGCGGGCCTGCAGTGGTGGGTGTCGGGCATACTGGCCAAACACAACATGTTCGTGCCGCAGATCCCTTCCATCGCTGCCATACTGGCTACTGTGGGTATCCTGGCGCTCGTGTATCTCGTCAACCTGTTTTCCGTCAAAAAACATATCGCGGGCATGTAAGCATTTATCTCAACCTGTTCAACCAAAGTCATGAAAAAGATCCTCTTGCTTTTATTCACCGTATGCGGTGCGCTGCCCGGGCTGGCGCAAAAAACCATTTTACATTGCGGTACCCTGATCGACGGAGTGTCTGACCAGCCGCGGCGGCAGATGTCGGTGATCGTAGAAGGCAAAAAAATCACCGCGGTGCAGGCGGGATATGCTACACCGGCGGCCGGCGATAAAGTCATCGACCTGAAACAGCAAACCGTGATGCCAGGCTGGATGGACATGCATGTGCACCTGGAAGCCGAAACCAGCAAAACCCTGTATGCCGATAAGTTCACACAAAACCCCGCCGACCTTGCCTACATGAGCGTACGCTACGCGGAACGCACACTGATGACGGGTTTCACCACCGTGCGCGACCTTGGTGGCACGGGTGTCAACATCGCGCTGCGCAACGCCATCAACAAAGGCCTTATTACCGGCCCGAGGATATTTACCGCGGGTAAGTCCATCGCCACCACCGGCGGCCATGCAGACCCCACCAACGGTTTCCGGAAAGACCTGATGGGCGACCCCGGTCCTGAAGCCGGGGTGGCCAACGGCCCCGACGAATGCCGGAAAGCCGTGCGCCAGGCGTATAAAAACGGCGCCGACCTCATCAAGATCACCGCCACGGGTGGCGTACTGAGCGTGGCCAAAGACGGCAGCAGTCCACAGTTTACCGACGAGGAGCTGGCCGCCATCGTGAGCACCGCCCGTGATTATAATATGAAGGTGGCCGCGCACGCGCACGGCACCGAAGGTATCAAACGCGCCATCCGTGCGGGCGTAAACTCCATTGAGCACGGCACACAGATGGATGAGGAAGGCATGAGCCTGGCCATCAAAAACGGCACCTGGTATGTACCCACCATCACGGCGGGCCGCTCCGTGGCAGACTCTGCCAAAATTCCCGGCTATTACCCCGAGATCGTGAAACCCAAAGCGCAGGCCATCGGCCCACAGATACAGGGCACCTTTTCCAAAGCCTGGAAAAAGGGCGTGAAAATCGCCTTCGGCACAGATGCCGGGGTGTTCATGCACGGACGCAACTGGCTGGAATTTACCTATATGACCGAAGGCGGCATGCCCGCTATGGATGCCATCAAATCCGCCACCAGCAAAGCGGCCGAACTGCTCGGCGTGCAGGACCAGCTGGGCAGCATCGCGCCCGGCAAAACGGCGGATTTTACGGCGGTAGACGGCGACCCGCTCAAAGACATACAGGCCATGGGAAAGGTGAGCTTCGTGATGAAAGACGGCTTGATTTTTAAACACGGAACTGCTAACTTGTTGTCCGTTCAAAACAATAAAACCATGGCCGACACAAAAAAATTCGTGCACGTTGTCAATTTCTACCTGAAACCGGGCCTTTCCGCCGCGGACGTGAAGAAATTTGAAGAAGGCGTGAGCTCATTAGGAAAAATAGAAACGCTGCTGGTGTTCAATGTGGGTAAACCCGCCAATACCGACCGGCCCGTAATAGACAAAAGCTACAGCTACTGCCTGCTCACCGTTTTTAACAGTGAAGCCGGTCATGATATTTACCAGGAGCATCCCGTGCACCTGGAGTTCATCAAAAACTGCAATCACCTCTGGGAGAAAGTAGTGGTGTTCGATTCGGAAACGATCGGACAATAAGATAAACGGGAACGGGGCTTTAAAAGCCCCGTTTTTTTATGCGGATTCGTAAGGAAGCGTGAAAGTATGCTTCACCCGTTTAGATAGCTGCATCACCGGTATCCAGATGGCCGCCGGTAAAATCGCGGAAAGCAGCGTGGAGAACTGATCGGTGAAATTATTGCTGCCCGTCAGTGCGTCTGCTATGCCGAAATCGACGAAAGCCCACACCACATTAAAAGCCAGCATAAAAGAAAACACTCTCGGGAAAATATCCCGTTTGCGGAAAAACAGCAGCAGGTTAAAAATCGTAACGGCCAGTAAAAACACATTACAGATCACTTCCAGCAGCAGAAATGCCTGGATGAGAGAGATATTCTTGCCGCTGAAAGTAGCCGGAAGGTTCATCCATACGTTGCCCTGGAATACTTCGAGTCCGAAAACCGTAGTCACTACACGAAACGGAGAAATCACCACACCGATCGCCAGCAGAATCAGCCAGCTCCCGATGTCCCATGGCTGCTGTACGGGATAGGATGAGGGTAGGGAACGCTTATAATACTTTGTGCCCAGCTGTGCAAAAAAGGCTGCCGCTGCGAGCGCCAGCAGTATCGCCAGCCAATTGACGCCTCCCGCCCAACGGCCGCCGGCGGCCGCCGTGTCGCCCGCGCCGGGCCGCCAGGTAAGACTGATGTTGGCGGCATCATTCAGGGCATTCATATCCTGCCGGTACTGATCCAGGTCTTCCCGGGGGATATGGTCCATTGTGGACTCGAAAGAATAACGCAGCTGCACTGAATTCATTACGGCGGCCGGTTTCGAGATAAAGCGGTATCCTTCACGCCGGATATCGATCTTTTCCTGTGCCACCTGCCATTCCTGGGGGAGGGTTATGATGATCGAATGTTGCACGTTCATCGGGAATTCAAGCGCCACGGGTGTTTTTCTGCCTTTGTCGATAAACACCAGCTTACTGGTCAATATGTGAGCAGGGGTCGTGAAAGATTGCATCATGCCGTTTGCGCTATCAATCGTCCACGGTTCGTAAATGGTATAAGATTCAGATACGGAAATCACATTCGCCGAATCGTTGTCGGAAATCCGGATGGAGTCGCGCATTTCCACCTTCCCATACTTTTTGCTGTAGAATTCGGTATAGGAGGTTTCCATATCACTGAGAGCGGAATTGGCGGATGAGGCGCGAAAGATGTCCGCCTGCATGCCTTTATAAATGCTGGTAACCAGCAGTTGCGCAGTGTCGTTTTCAATGCTGTGGATAGTGAAGAGCTCCGTAACGTCGAGCGTCCCGGTGTTTTTCACAGGGATGTCTGAAAGGGCGGTGATGCCTTCCTTTACGAGCAGCGCTTTTCTGAATAAAGGATTATAGCGGTTATGCAGGCGGCCACGCTGGTAGGCCTGGGTGGCATCTATCCAGTAGTCGACATCCCTGTAACGGGCCTTTACGATCACATGATTAAATCGTGCGGGGGAAGGGAGGCGGTCTGCAATATGCCCTCTTAAATCAGTGTGTACATAGGCGACGTCTGCTTCAATGCCCTGCGCCCGAAGCAGCGTCGTCAGCAGCAGCGCTTTGTCTTTGCAATCGCCGAAACGTTGCCTGCACACTTTTTCCGGCGTATTGGGGCGGTGTGAATATTCTCCCATTTCAATACCCATGTAGCGGATGTCATCCTGCACAAACCGGATGGCCGCCTCGAAATACTTCGCGGTATCGTTGCCAGCCTGTTTCCTGAGCCGGACAATCCTGTTCGCCACCTCGTTCCCGTTCATCGGCACGTTATTGACCGATGCGCCCCAGCGAGCCACCGCAGCCCAGTCTGTAAACTCACTGATGTCTACGTAGGGGAAATCTGCATACCACGAAGGCTGATAGTCTTCCGGCTTCAGGCGGAAAACTTTATTGCTTAAATCCCACTCATACAGGCGCAGACCGTTCAGCATTTTTTCTACCGGACGGGGTGCGCCCTGGTAATATTTGAAATGAAGCGGCCGCGCCGGCGCCGCGATGAGCGCTTTATAAAAATTGGCGACCGGTTCATACACCGTCAGGTAAAGGGTGTTGGAGTAGAGACCATTAAAAATGGGATTTTCTCCAATAATGGAATAGGCATATTCGATCTGATCGCCCTTTCGCACATCTTCCAGGATAAGATAGGCGTTGTACTGTCCGCTATATATGAACATCGACAGCTCTTCTTCCTGTTGCAGTACTTTGATACGAGACAGGTTGAGCTGGTTGATCACCTGGCCGTTGCGGCGGATCAGAATCTGGTGGAACTGCAGCTTTTCATATTCCGGGCTGTAGTCGACGCTGATTTCCGAACCATTTTGTATGCCTGCTTCGGATTCTATCTGGCGGATGATATGGCGGTAAACGGTTTTCTTTTCAATGTGGTGTTGCTCTTCATACAGCAGCTGATAGTAGCCGTCGCTGAAATCTTTGGCGTTTACTTTACGGGTGAGGTCGGGTTGATAAAGCGCCAGCCACGATGGAGCGGGCGATGCAGAAATATTTTTGGACTGGGCTCTGAGAAGGCATGGCGCCAGCAAGAGAGCGGCAAGGAATAACAATCGGTACATGGGACAAAAGGTATAAACAGACAATATTAATACTCTACCGTTAACGCGTACACGGCAAACGTCGCCAGCCAGTGCTCGCCGGCGTAATCACCGCTTGCTACATGCGGCAGGGCGGCATGCAGGTGGCGGTTGGCCAGTTCCCTGATGGCGTTGCCATTTTCGCCCACCTGGCGGGCAATGCCGTACAGGCACCAAGCGCGGCTGAGGTTCAGCCCGTCGAGGTGTACCAGCTTCCCGTCTGTGCGGTCTTTCACGGCCGCGATGCTGAACAGCTGCGGGTCTTTTTCAAACAGGCCGGGCAGAAATTCCTTCACCCAGGTTTTATAGGTGGCTGCCGGTAATATCCGCCACATCAGGTCGGCTTCTTCGAGGCAGGGCGATAAAAAATCATAGCCACCGGGCTCCCAACTGGCGGGGCAATTCCGGTCTTTGGCGTAGAAACGCATGGCGGCTTCGCGGATGGCGGACTGGAGGGCCGTGTCCCTCGTGACCATGCCGTAATCCCAGGCGAGGCGGAGACCGAAGGCCAGGTTGGTATGCTCGCCCACACGGATGGGATAGACGATTTTTTTCAGGAAGTCGCGCCAGGCGTTGCTGAAGTGCCAGGCCAGCGGGGCGATGTTCTGCCGCAGCTGGCGGCCCAACGGATCGTCCCAGGTGATAAGCTCCGTTTGCAGCTGCATCAGCCAGCTCCAGCCGTAGATGCGCTCGAAGCCTTTGTTTTCCTTGTTCCGGAACAGGAGCATTTCCTGCCGGATATTTTCCTGCGAGAGATTTTCTGCTAGTTTCTGCCGGATCTCCGCCGCATTCGGCAGGTC
Protein-coding sequences here:
- a CDS encoding DUF3857 domain-containing protein; amino-acid sequence: MYRLLFLAALLLAPCLLRAQSKNISASPAPSWLALYQPDLTRKVNAKDFSDGYYQLLYEEQHHIEKKTVYRHIIRQIESEAGIQNGSEISVDYSPEYEKLQFHQILIRRNGQVINQLNLSRIKVLQQEEELSMFIYSGQYNAYLILEDVRKGDQIEYAYSIIGENPIFNGLYSNTLYLTVYEPVANFYKALIAAPARPLHFKYYQGAPRPVEKMLNGLRLYEWDLSNKVFRLKPEDYQPSWYADFPYVDISEFTDWAAVARWGASVNNVPMNGNEVANRIVRLRKQAGNDTAKYFEAAIRFVQDDIRYMGIEMGEYSHRPNTPEKVCRQRFGDCKDKALLLTTLLRAQGIEADVAYVHTDLRGHIADRLPSPARFNHVIVKARYRDVDYWIDATQAYQRGRLHNRYNPLFRKALLVKEGITALSDIPVKNTGTLDVTELFTIHSIENDTAQLLVTSIYKGMQADIFRASSANSALSDMETSYTEFYSKKYGKVEMRDSIRISDNDSANVISVSESYTIYEPWTIDSANGMMQSFTTPAHILTSKLVFIDKGRKTPVALEFPMNVQHSIIITLPQEWQVAQEKIDIRREGYRFISKPAAVMNSVQLRYSFESTMDHIPREDLDQYRQDMNALNDAANISLTWRPGAGDTAAAGGRWAGGVNWLAILLALAAAAFFAQLGTKYYKRSLPSSYPVQQPWDIGSWLILLAIGVVISPFRVVTTVFGLEVFQGNVWMNLPATFSGKNISLIQAFLLLEVICNVFLLAVTIFNLLLFFRKRDIFPRVFSFMLAFNVVWAFVDFGIADALTGSNNFTDQFSTLLSAILPAAIWIPVMQLSKRVKHTFTLPYESA
- a CDS encoding DUF4836 family protein, whose amino-acid sequence is MKRMFSRALLLLSGIAVLLLSACSKAPEQGKHIPKTAALVLGINSKQIQEKLVTEGLTVDKLFEAVQQKDTSNEMAKALKEAENSGVDLKGDVFVAMVPGDKGNGYVMAVAKLKDAAKFETFLKEKSKKEIKAGKDFKFMEDEDGAVGFNNETIIGVFSFDANKFGGDAYGPENDPFAALGDSAAPAAPKAPEKANAPEILDGLFHLKADESVGTIESFKAVQKEKGDVLFWMSSEQIYAFNPGTPSGVAALVSTNVKKLTAGSFQTAAVHFENGKIKVNSNAYAGTEMKEIMKKYPMEKVNMSMLETYPSDNVLGFVLMNFDLRMLGDILKLVGMDGFANMGLAEAGITLDDVLKAFKGEFALIGSDFSVVSQPSAWDSTYKTTKPQAKWVFNLKVGDKAAFEKIMSSPRIAPMFTKKGNEYVPNEGLSGEMGVSISNERILLSSDAELMAAYAAGKGKVKLDEGIESKAKGNVMSMYFSIEKMVNNIPAEEMKVPDSVLNDIKGLLKDFTVATEPYNGTSQKSTIELNFKNEGQNTLVQLANFTQKMYSYYLSKKKEDEAAWGEPAIDSAAVAVPVDTTAAAVAQ
- a CDS encoding ATP-binding cassette domain-containing protein; this translates as MQIALSAVVPVPLREKVMQQQSDIWNRDITFNPGQFIKIKAPSGTGKTTLVHYLYHIRYDYTGTVSIDGKPWAAYSGDQLAAMRQQQISVIFQDLRLFDQLTALENVELKRVMQPQPMYTQEKVHEFAARLGVSHVLNQSGATLSYGERQRIAIIRSLMQPFQWLMMDEPFSHLDEANTAKAAQLIAEECRKRNAGLILTDLDHDNHFDYTVTHLL
- a CDS encoding amidohydrolase family protein encodes the protein MKKILLLLFTVCGALPGLAQKTILHCGTLIDGVSDQPRRQMSVIVEGKKITAVQAGYATPAAGDKVIDLKQQTVMPGWMDMHVHLEAETSKTLYADKFTQNPADLAYMSVRYAERTLMTGFTTVRDLGGTGVNIALRNAINKGLITGPRIFTAGKSIATTGGHADPTNGFRKDLMGDPGPEAGVANGPDECRKAVRQAYKNGADLIKITATGGVLSVAKDGSSPQFTDEELAAIVSTARDYNMKVAAHAHGTEGIKRAIRAGVNSIEHGTQMDEEGMSLAIKNGTWYVPTITAGRSVADSAKIPGYYPEIVKPKAQAIGPQIQGTFSKAWKKGVKIAFGTDAGVFMHGRNWLEFTYMTEGGMPAMDAIKSATSKAAELLGVQDQLGSIAPGKTADFTAVDGDPLKDIQAMGKVSFVMKDGLIFKHGTANLLSVQNNKTMADTKKFVHVVNFYLKPGLSAADVKKFEEGVSSLGKIETLLVFNVGKPANTDRPVIDKSYSYCLLTVFNSEAGHDIYQEHPVHLEFIKNCNHLWEKVVVFDSETIGQ
- a CDS encoding DUF2891 domain-containing protein is translated as MRVLSLLVCLLWYSNGFAQMSLYTEKDGQMRLTTAGALHFAALPLKCMQHAFPYKTGIVFSDSSYLKAPQTYHPAFYGCYDWHSSVHGHWMLVRLLKMYPDLPNAAEIRQKLAENLSQENIRQEMLLFRNKENKGFERIYGWSWLMQLQTELITWDDPLGRQLRQNIAPLAWHFSNAWRDFLKKIVYPIRVGEHTNLAFGLRLAWDYGMVTRDTALQSAIREAAMRFYAKDRNCPASWEPGGYDFLSPCLEEADLMWRILPAATYKTWVKEFLPGLFEKDPQLFSIAAVKDRTDGKLVHLDGLNLSRAWCLYGIARQVGENGNAIRELANRHLHAALPHVASGDYAGEHWLATFAVYALTVEY
- a CDS encoding YciI family protein, whose amino-acid sequence is MYLILLQYIRPLAAIEHYLEAHNAFLEKQYKEGRFILSGRRKPRTGAVILCKAGSRREVEAILAEDPFDKYQLAVYDIIEFEPNTYELADVSS
- a CDS encoding FtsX-like permease family protein: MQFYQLLKKIIRTGVGKGRFWMAAIGLGIAMLLILVALQVHHNFSELLYSEKNQNERADFLVINKKITNSMMGRPDLTTFTKAELDDFAAQPFVQGLGVITAAQFNVKMVADQLGFSTEMFFEAVPDSFIDVKSDEWKWQPGQMVIPVIVPRDFVDMFNFGFALGNSIPQFSEETIKTLSPGIVISQGIRTGQFAGKIAGFSDRISTVLVPQSFMDWANSVYGAGAAKAPSRIIIKTKDPSSTVLADYLEKHGFSTDTEKTKYSKIRGIVQVIVSVVGFFGLVLLMFALLVFSMFIQLVIASCKKEIRLLITLGAAPRQLQGYLLKQFVPMYLVIGVLALVLVAGLQWWVSGILAKHNMFVPQIPSIAAILATVGILALVYLVNLFSVKKHIAGM